GCCTGACCGGAGGGTTGGTTTTCCGCTCACCGGAAAGTGACGTCGAGGGTCTCCGTCATCGGATGCCAGTGTGGTGACGGCGGCCCCGGCGGCATGACCGGGCACCGCCGGAGCGGACGGGGAGGCCCATGGACGAGCTCGTGCCCTCGGCGGCGGACGCGGTCGCCGGCATCGACGTCCGCGCCGCGACCCGCCCGCGGCTCCTCGAGCCCGCCGCAGCAGAAGGGACACCCGCGTGACGCATCCCCCGTACCTGTACCCCGGCTACAAGAGCACCACGCTGCGCGCCCCCGGGCGCGAACTGGTGATGCCCGGGCTCGGCCCCGACAGCATCGAGCTGACCTCGCCCGTCTTCGGGCACCAGGAGCTCGGCCGCCTCGACTGGGACCTCACCAGGCAGCATCCCGGCGAGCCGCTCGGCGAGCGCATCATCGTCACCGGGCGGGTGCTGGACACCGCCGGACGCCCGGTCCGCGGCGCCCTCGTCGAGGTGTGGCAGGCCAACGCGGCCGGACGGTACCTGCACGCGGGCGACCAGCACCCCGCGCCGCTCGACCCCAACTTCACCGGCGCGGGCCGCTGCCTCACCGACGACGACGGCCGCTACCGGTTCGTCACGATCAAACCGGGCGCCTACCCGTGGCGCAACCACCACAACGCGTGGCGCCCCGCGCACATCCACTTCTCGGTGTTCGGCACGGCCTTCACGCAGCGCCTGGTCACCCAGATGTACTTCCCGGGCGACCCGCTGTTCGCCTTCGACCCGATCTTCCAGTCGATCCCGGACCAGCGGGACCGGGAGAATCTGATCTCCCGGTTCGACATGGACACCACCGAGCCGGAATGGGCGCTGGGGTACCAGTGGGACATCGTGCTGGGCGACACCCCGATGGAGGACCGATGACCGAGTCGACACCGCTGCGCCCGTCCCCGGTCACGCCCTCGCAGACGGTCGGCCCGTTCTTCGGGTACGCGCTGCCCTACGGGGAGGGCCCGCGGGTCGTCCCCGACTGGCGGCCGGACGCCGTCCGCGTCCGCGGCACCGTGTACGACGGCGCGGGCGAGCCGATCCCGGACGCGCTCGTGGAGATCTGGCAGGCCGACGAGAACGGCGAGATCCCCCGGCGGCCCGGCGGCCGGGTCCGCGACGGCCACGGCTTCTCCGGCTTCGGACGGTGCGCCACCGACCCCGCGGGCGGCTACTGGTTCAGCACCGTCAAGCCCGGCGCCGTCGGCGGGCACGCCCCCTACGTCTCCGTCCTGGTGTTCGCGCGCGGCCTCCTCAAACCGGTGTTCACCCGCCTGTACTTCCCCGAGGACGAGGCCGCGCACGCCGCCGACCCGCTGCTCGGCGAACTCCCGGACGAGCGGCGCGGCACGCTGATCGCGGAGCGGACGGCCGAGCGGGAGTACCGGTTCGACGTCCGCATGCAGGGCGATCGGGAGACGGTCTTCCTTGTCTTCTGACGAACGGCCGGAACCGGGGGCGGCGCCCGCCGCCGTGCCGCCCGACGCGGGGCTGCTGTCCCCGGTCCGCGCCGCCACCCGGACGGAGGCAGCCACCGGCGACCCCGCCTACCTCGCGGCCATGCTGGACGCCGAGGCCGCGCTGGCCCGCGCGCAGGCGCGGCTCGGCATCGTCCCCGGCGACGCGGCCGCGGCCATCGCGGCGGCCGCCGACCCGGCCCGGTTCGACCTGGCGGGCATCGCCCGCCGCGCGCGCGGCGCGGGCAACCCGGTCGTCCCGCTGGTCGCCGACCTGCGCGCCCTCGCCGGGCCCGCGGGCGAGCACGTCCACCGCGGCGCCACCAGCCAGGACATCGTCGACACCGGCGCGATGCTCGTCGCGTCCCGCGCCCGCCGGGTGATCCTCGCCGCGCTCGACGACGCCCTCGCCGGCCTGGCCGGCCTCGCCGCGCGGCACCGCGACACCCCGATGGCGGCCCGCACCCTCGGACGGCACGCGCTGCCGACCACGTTCGGCGCGAAGGCCGCGAACTGGCTGCTGGGCTGCCTGGAGGCCCGCGACCGGCTGGCCGCGGCCGTCCTGCCCGTCCAGCTCGGCGGCGCCGCCGGGACGCTCGACGCGTTCGGCGGCCGCGCGGAGGAACTGGTGGACGCGTTCGCCGCCGAGACCGGCCTCGCCCGCCCGGTCCTGTCCTGGCACACCCGCCGTACCCCCGTCGCCGACCTCGGCGCCGCGCTCGCCGTCACCGCCGGGGCCCTCGGCAAGATCGCCACCGACGTGCAGCTGCTCGCGCAGAGCGAGGTCGACGAGGTCGCCGAGGCCGCCGGTCCCGGCCGCGGCGGCTCGTCGGCGATGCCGCACAAGCGCAACCCCGCCCTGTCCGCCCTGATCCGGTCGGCGGCGCTGCAGGTCCCCGCGCAGGTCCAGGTGCTGCACGCCGCGCAGGCCGCACCGCACGAGCGTCCCGCGGGGGAGTGGCACGCCGAATGGCAGCCGCTGCGCGAGGCGCTGCGGCTCACCGGCGGCGCCGCCGAGACCGCCGCCGAGCTGCTCGGCGGCCTCGAGGTCGCGCCGGAGCGGATGCGCGCCGGCCTCGACGCCCTCCTGGCCGTCCTCGGCCGGGACCCCGGGCCCGGCGCCGCGCCCGAGCTCGTCGACCGGGCCCTCGACGCCTACCGCAGGAGCCGCGCATGACCCCGACCGGCGATTCCCCGGACGACCGCGCGTACGTCCCCCGCCACAGCGTGGAGGGGCCGCCCGGCGCGCCCGTCCTGGTCCTCGGCCCGTCCCTCGGCACCACCATGGACCTGTGGCGGCCGCAGCTGCCCGAGCTGACGCGGTCCTGGCGGGTGCTGCGCTACGACCTGCCGGGGCACGGCGGCTCGCCCGTGCCGGACGGCCCGGTCACCGTCGCCGGGCTCGCCGACGGCGTCGCCGCGCTGCTCGACCGGCTCGGCGTCGCCGCGGCCGCCTACGCCGGGGTGTCGCTCGGCGGCGCCGTCGGCACGATGCTCGCGCTGCGCGCCCCCGGCCGGGTCGCCAGCCTCGTCCTGGTGTGCACCTCCCCGCGGTTCGGCGAACCGGGCGCGTGGCGGGAGCGCGCCGCGCTCGTCCGCCGCGACGGCGTCGCCCCGGTCGCGCGGACGGCCGCGGACCGCTGGTTCACCCCGTCGTTCACCGGCGCGGAACCGTACGTCGAGATGTTGCGCGGCACCGACCCGGAGGGCTACGCGGGCTGCTGCGACGCCCTCGCCGGGTTCGACGTCACGGCGCGGCTGCCGGAGGTGTCCGCGCCCACCCTGGTGATCGCCGGGGCGCAGGACGGGCCGACGCCGCCCGCCGGGCACGCCGACCGGCTCGCCGAGGGGATCCCCGACGCCGGGCTCGTCGTCGTCGAGGGCGCCGCGCACCTCGCCGGCGCGGAACGGCCGGGACCGGTCACCGAGGCGATCACCGCGCATCTGGACCGCACGTGGAAGGGACTGGGAAGATGAGCGACTCCATGACCGGGGCGACGGGCGACGCGGAGCGGCACGCGGACGGCATGAGGGTCCGCCGCGCGGTGCTCGGCGACGCCCACGTCGACCGCGCCGAGGCCCGTAAGGACGAGTTCACCGCCGACTTCCAGGACATGATCACCAGGTACGCGTGGGGCGAGATCTGGACCCGGCCGGGGCTGGACCGCAAGACGCGCAGCTGCGTCACGCTGACCGCCCTGGTCGCCCACGGGCACCTGGACGAGCTGGCGATGCACGTCCGGGCCGCGCTGCGCAACGGGCTCACCCCGGACGAGATCAAGGAGGTCCTCCTGCAGACGGCGATCTACTGCGGGGTGCCCGCCGCGAACTCGGCGTTCGCGGTCGCCCAGCGGGTACTGGCCGAGCAGCGGTGAGCGGGGCGGGAGCGACCGGATGACCCGGTCGGACGGCCGCGGCGGCCCGATCCGGGCGGTGGGCGGGAAGGGCGGAAACGCGAGCATGGCCGAGGGGGCGCGCCCGGTCAGCGTGGCCGGCAAGGTGATGGCCATCCTCAACGCGTTCGCCCAGGGCGAGGTCCGCCTCAACCTGACCGAGATCTGCCGCCGCGCCTCGCTGCCCCCGGCGACCGGCCACCGGCTCGTCGGCGAGCTGGTGGCGGGCGGGTTCCTGGAACGCGTCCCGGACGGGACGTACCGCATCGGCACCCGGCTGTGGCGGATCGGCAGCCAGGCGCCCGCCGTGACCGGGCTGCGGGAGCTCGCGCTGCCGCACATGGAGGACCTGTACGAGGCCACCCACGACAACGTGCAGCTCGCCGTGCTGCGCGACGACCACGTGCTGGTGGTCGAACGGCTGCGCGGCACCCGCTCGGTGCCCGTCCTCACGCAGGTCGGCGCGTCCCTGCCGCTGCACACCACCGGCGTCGGGAAGGTGCTGCTGGCGTTCGCGCCGCCGGAGGTCCAAGAGGCGGTGCTCGCCGCGCCGCTGTCGCGCCGCACCGCCCGCTCCATCACCGACCCGGACGAGCTGCGGCGCTGCATCGAGCAGGTCCGGCGCTCCGGCTACGCGCTGACCCGCGACGAGATGACGCTCGGGGCGTCGTCGGCCGGCGCGCCCGTGCGGGACGCGTCGGGGCAGGTCGTCGCGGCGCTGTCGCTGGTGTCGCGGACCCGCAGCGCGGACCTGCGCCGGCTGCTGCCGCCGCTCACCACGGCCGCGCGCGCCCTCTCGCGGGACGTCGCCGTCCACTGGCGCGGGCACCCGGAGTCGTTTTCCGCCGAGCGGAAAACCGGCGCCTGAACCTGCGGAAACGCACGGCAGCATCGCAGTGGAGAACGGACGAACAGGAGACGTGATGCGCACCCAGGTCGCGATCATCGGGGGAGGGCCCGCCGGGCTGCTGCTGTCCCACCTGCTGCACCTGCAGGGGGTCGACTCGGTGGTGCTGGAGAGCCGCGATCGCGCCTACGTGGAGCGGCGGCAGCGCGCCGGGATGCTGGAGCAGGGCACGACGGACGTGCTGCGCGAGAGCGGCGCCGGGGAGCGCCTCGACCGCGAGGGGCTCGTCCACCACGGGCTGGAGCTGCGGTTCGACGGCGCCGGGCACCGCGTGCCGCTCACCGACCTGACCGGCCGCACGGTCACCGTGTACGCGCAGACCGAGATCGTCAAGGACCTGATCGCCAAGCGGCTCGCGGACGGCGGCGACGTCCGGTTCGAGACCGAGGTCGTGGAACTGGACGCGTCCGCGCCGAGCGTCACGTTCCGCGGCGGGGACGGGGTGCTCCGGACGCTCGAGTGCGACTACATCGCGGGCTGCGACGGGTTCCACGGCGTGAGCCGCCCCGTCGTGCCGGGCCTGCGGACGTTCTCGCGCGAGTACCCGTTCGCGTGGCTCGGCGTCCTCGCCGACGTCCCGCCGTCCACCGACGAGCTGATCTACGCCAACCACGAGCGCGGGTTCGCGCTGCACAGCCTCCGCTCGCCCGAGGTCAGCCGCCTGTACCTGCAGGTCGCCCCGGACGAGGACATCGCCGCCTGGTCCGACGCGCGGATCTGGGACGAGCTCGCGGCGCGGTTCGCCACCGGCGACGGCTGGGAGCTGCGCGAGGGGCCCGTCACCGACAAGTCGATCACGCCGATGCGCAGCTTCGTGGCCGAGCCGATGCGGCACGACCGGCTGTTCCTCGCGGGCGACGCGGCCCACATCGTCCCGCCGACCGGCGCCAAGGGGCTCAATCTGGCCGTCTCGGACGTCATCGTGCTGGCGCGCGCGCTCACCGAGCGGTACGCGAACGGGTCCGAGACGCTGTTGGACGGCTACTCCGACGCGTGCCTGCGGCGCGTGTGGCGCGCCGAGCACTTCTCGTACTGGATGACCACCCTCCTGCACGTCGACCCGGCGGCGGACGCGTTCGACCGCCGCCTGCAGCGCTCGCACCTGGCGTACGTGGCGTCGTCCGAGGCCGCGCAGACGTCCCTGGCCGAGAACTACGTCGGCCTGCCGCTCGCCTGAGCCGGCGGGTCACTGCTCCGGCTCGGCGCCCAGGGTCTCCAGCAGCTCCAGCACCGGCTGCAGCTTCTCGTACAGCAGCAGGACGGGCTCGCCCGGCTCGGCCATGTCGAGGGCCGACGTCAGCGCCCCCTTCAGGTCGCCCGCCGGATGGTGCAGCACGTCCGGGCGGCCCTCCCGCAGGCCCTGGACGATCAGCCGGGTCATCTCGCCGGAGCGGCGGCCCCGCAGGTCCTCGTCCTCGTAGACCACGACGCGCCCGAAGGAGCCCGCGAGGATCCGCGCCGTCTCGAGGACCAGGTCGTCGCACCGGTCGCCCGGCAGCGTCACCGCCGCCACCCCCGGACCGCCCCAGCGCGCGGAGGTGAACGCGCCCATCGCCTCGACGGCGGCGGGATTGTGCGCGTAGTCCACCAGCACCGGGTTCTC
The nucleotide sequence above comes from Actinomadura algeriensis. Encoded proteins:
- the pcaC gene encoding 4-carboxymuconolactone decarboxylase; the encoded protein is MSDSMTGATGDAERHADGMRVRRAVLGDAHVDRAEARKDEFTADFQDMITRYAWGEIWTRPGLDRKTRSCVTLTALVAHGHLDELAMHVRAALRNGLTPDEIKEVLLQTAIYCGVPAANSAFAVAQRVLAEQR
- a CDS encoding IclR family transcriptional regulator; translation: MTRSDGRGGPIRAVGGKGGNASMAEGARPVSVAGKVMAILNAFAQGEVRLNLTEICRRASLPPATGHRLVGELVAGGFLERVPDGTYRIGTRLWRIGSQAPAVTGLRELALPHMEDLYEATHDNVQLAVLRDDHVLVVERLRGTRSVPVLTQVGASLPLHTTGVGKVLLAFAPPEVQEAVLAAPLSRRTARSITDPDELRRCIEQVRRSGYALTRDEMTLGASSAGAPVRDASGQVVAALSLVSRTRSADLRRLLPPLTTAARALSRDVAVHWRGHPESFSAERKTGA
- the pcaG gene encoding protocatechuate 3,4-dioxygenase subunit alpha, translated to MTESTPLRPSPVTPSQTVGPFFGYALPYGEGPRVVPDWRPDAVRVRGTVYDGAGEPIPDALVEIWQADENGEIPRRPGGRVRDGHGFSGFGRCATDPAGGYWFSTVKPGAVGGHAPYVSVLVFARGLLKPVFTRLYFPEDEAAHAADPLLGELPDERRGTLIAERTAEREYRFDVRMQGDRETVFLVF
- the pcaD gene encoding 3-oxoadipate enol-lactonase, translating into MTPTGDSPDDRAYVPRHSVEGPPGAPVLVLGPSLGTTMDLWRPQLPELTRSWRVLRYDLPGHGGSPVPDGPVTVAGLADGVAALLDRLGVAAAAYAGVSLGGAVGTMLALRAPGRVASLVLVCTSPRFGEPGAWRERAALVRRDGVAPVARTAADRWFTPSFTGAEPYVEMLRGTDPEGYAGCCDALAGFDVTARLPEVSAPTLVIAGAQDGPTPPAGHADRLAEGIPDAGLVVVEGAAHLAGAERPGPVTEAITAHLDRTWKGLGR
- a CDS encoding 4-hydroxybenzoate 3-monooxygenase, which codes for MRTQVAIIGGGPAGLLLSHLLHLQGVDSVVLESRDRAYVERRQRAGMLEQGTTDVLRESGAGERLDREGLVHHGLELRFDGAGHRVPLTDLTGRTVTVYAQTEIVKDLIAKRLADGGDVRFETEVVELDASAPSVTFRGGDGVLRTLECDYIAGCDGFHGVSRPVVPGLRTFSREYPFAWLGVLADVPPSTDELIYANHERGFALHSLRSPEVSRLYLQVAPDEDIAAWSDARIWDELAARFATGDGWELREGPVTDKSITPMRSFVAEPMRHDRLFLAGDAAHIVPPTGAKGLNLAVSDVIVLARALTERYANGSETLLDGYSDACLRRVWRAEHFSYWMTTLLHVDPAADAFDRRLQRSHLAYVASSEAAQTSLAENYVGLPLA
- the pcaH gene encoding protocatechuate 3,4-dioxygenase subunit beta, with product MTHPPYLYPGYKSTTLRAPGRELVMPGLGPDSIELTSPVFGHQELGRLDWDLTRQHPGEPLGERIIVTGRVLDTAGRPVRGALVEVWQANAAGRYLHAGDQHPAPLDPNFTGAGRCLTDDDGRYRFVTIKPGAYPWRNHHNAWRPAHIHFSVFGTAFTQRLVTQMYFPGDPLFAFDPIFQSIPDQRDRENLISRFDMDTTEPEWALGYQWDIVLGDTPMEDR
- the pcaB gene encoding 3-carboxy-cis,cis-muconate cycloisomerase, giving the protein MSSDERPEPGAAPAAVPPDAGLLSPVRAATRTEAATGDPAYLAAMLDAEAALARAQARLGIVPGDAAAAIAAAADPARFDLAGIARRARGAGNPVVPLVADLRALAGPAGEHVHRGATSQDIVDTGAMLVASRARRVILAALDDALAGLAGLAARHRDTPMAARTLGRHALPTTFGAKAANWLLGCLEARDRLAAAVLPVQLGGAAGTLDAFGGRAEELVDAFAAETGLARPVLSWHTRRTPVADLGAALAVTAGALGKIATDVQLLAQSEVDEVAEAAGPGRGGSSAMPHKRNPALSALIRSAALQVPAQVQVLHAAQAAPHERPAGEWHAEWQPLREALRLTGGAAETAAELLGGLEVAPERMRAGLDALLAVLGRDPGPGAAPELVDRALDAYRRSRA